Part of the Carcharodon carcharias isolate sCarCar2 chromosome 20, sCarCar2.pri, whole genome shotgun sequence genome is shown below.
ctcgTCGTTGCGGACGGCCAGCTGCAGGTGTCTGGGGGTGTTGCGGGTCTTCTTGTTGTCCCGGGCCGCGTTACCGGCCAGCTCGAGGATTTCAGCCATCAGATACTCTAGCACAGCAGCCAGATAGACCGGGGCTCCGGCACCCACACGCTCAGCATAGTTGCCCTTTCTCAGCAGCCTGTGAAAACGGCCCACCGGGAACTGCAGTCCAACTCGGGAGGAGCGAGACTTGGCCTTGACCCAAGCTTTCCCACTGGCCTTCCTTCTTCCAGACATTATAACAGCCTCACCAGCTCTTTTGCAATGGACTTAGATCCTGTGTGTGCACAACTCTCGCTGTGAAACTCTCGATTGTGAGATTCGTCATGGTTATCGTTAATGCACCAGAATGTACTCGGTATCTGTGACATTGAAGGATTTGTAGAATTGTGGATTCTGACACCCTGTCCTTCAAAACCATGTTGGGTTGTGTTACTGAGCTAGAAGCTGAGTGATTTCAGTGCAAGAagtaggcaatggcagtgcaCAACAATGTGGAGTTAAGAAGAGAACTGTTAGATGTGAAACATATGTTTCTGCAGGAATAATCAAATGAATGCACTGTTTCTAATTCCAGTCCCCCTATAGCTGGGCAAAAATTATCCCCTTATTCTATCTTGCTCGTGCCTCCACACAAACTTTCATGTTAAGTCATGCACAATTGTGCTCAACTTTTATCTTGCTGCTGAATTGTTATTTTTGTGGTTTGACGCTAAAGTCTGGTCCTTTTCTACACCAGCTTACTCACAAATTGCTCAATACTGGGGAGAATAGCATCTGTGTCTTGACATGAGAAACAAGTGTCATTTAGGTTATTattaaccccccaccccaaccctgcacccccgcccccccacccccacccctgccctttAGTTCAATTTCTTTTAAATAaactatctaccctatctaaacTTTGTTCCTCCGCAGTTTGCCACATTTTGCAGCAACCTGATCTTGCAAGCCACCCTTCTCTGATCTTTGTGAGATTACATGTGGCGTCTTCatgaaaaaataaacatttaaataaGATGCTCCACCCGTTGCCCTAACCCCCACAATGTGGGCTGGCACCCTCTATCATAACACTTCATTGTCCTTGCTAGGTGCCAGAGGAAGAAAGTGACATTCTGTGACAACGCAATGACCCACATTTCTCCAGAGCTCTTCATATGCAGATCAAAAATTCAGGGTCCTTTATAGGATGGAAGGAAGAAAAGAGCAATGAGTGCAGGAGAAACGCtaagggtttggggggtgtggatgGGCCAAAGGTTTAGCAGGTTTCTGACACGTGGGCAAGGTGGAGAAGTTTATTGTGAGCACACGAACGTGTGATAAACGATGGACAGGAGAAGGCCTACTGGACCATCAGCCTCTGCTACAGAGATGGAAAATATTTTCAGATGGGAAGTTCCAGTGGGCAGGGAATTGACAGAAACTATGACCTGGTGCCCTCCGGCAATGACAAAACATGAGGTAGCCATCCACATGAACTCCAaagactatgggcaggattttccggccccgcctataggcgggatcttccggtcccgctgaaagtcaatggctGACCACCTCAGCGGCCTGGAAAATCCCGGCTCATTTCTTTCCAAGGCGGAGCGTCAGCAATCTTCCTTCCCAAGGACGATCCCACAACGGAGCAAGCTGCCAAGggaaatagtcacagccccatcactggaaatcttcaagacccatctttagattatttccattcAAAAGTTTTCGCTATCAGGACCACCATTTCATGCCTATATAAATGTTGGCGggatatggatattagtctgtgatgccgacacagctaaagcaggaacagaagcagaaacagatTTGTTACAAAAGCTGGTGACCAGGGCTGAACAGAGGGAATAAGGAACAGAAAATAAACCAGCATTGGAGGACACGAGGTGTATTTGGGGATGTAAGAAATTGCTGAGTTTTGTGAGGTGAGGTCTTAATTGAGGGGACTTCTATTTAGCACAGGCACAAAGTATACTTTGCACTGGCAAACTGCAGTTTGACTAATAAAGTGTATAAAATGCAACAATTTTCCCAATGGAATTTACATCTGGTTTGGTTTCCAATTTCCTAAATTCCTAAAACATTGTTCAACACAAGTAAACAGGGCCAATAGCATTCCTGTTGTTGCTGCAATTATTTCTTTCAGACTAATGGAATTTTAGTAAAATACTTTGTAAACATGTCCCGAGTCGGGTtgcattatgctccatctgttCTTCCTGTACATCCAGAAATTCAAAGCATGAATAAGAATTTTTAAGCAGGTCGTTGCAGGCATCTTTATTCCTATTATGGAAAAGAATTGGCGAATAAGCTGaagatataaatagtaaaaatgtTGAATATGCACAGAAACTCAGTCAGGAGACCTCCTGCATGACCTGTGACAGTTCTGATAAAGGGTCCCACCCGatccatcaccaccaccttctctctcaGATGCCAATTGATCtgttgtgcatttccagcatattctgtttaTATTATGGATTTCTGGCATTTTATCACTGCAGATACTTCCTTTGTTGCATTCTATGCTGAGAATTTACAGAAACCAGTCGAATGGGAGATTCTGTTTTATCTTATACGTACCATGCAGTATTGTGTTAAACAATATTTCTCATGCATTATTGGGAGAAATGGTTGAGTGAAACGACAATTCAACATCCCTCACTGCGAGTCCCAAATCTCCACTAAATCATGCGAATACACAAAGTTGTTTTGGGCTTGTACTTACACTTTAAAGAACATACTCCGGCTGTCAATTTATTTCCAATTTTTAACCTCCTTTTCCCAAGCTAAGGGCAAAAAAACAAATCCCATGTGCGACACACAGTCCTttagattttaaaacaaaaatgtaaAGCTTATTCACAAAGTCTGTTCCTTGTCattgttttgtttttgtatctAATTATTTGCAGCAAGTACTTTGATTTACCTTAACTCCCTCTTGGCCTGATGGCATTAAGTATTTTACTGTTATTTTCATTAACAATTTGAGATGGTTCACTATAACCTCCCTACCACTGCGAAGAAGCTTTCTAATATCTGTCCTGCAAGGCAGGAAATAATTTCTATGAAGGAGCCATTAGGTGGGAATTGATAGTAATTTACTAATTTGATGCGATAATGACAATGAAACATTACATATTTACACATAGGATGGAGCAGTCAATCCTGGACACTTCTAACAAAATGACTACTAATTAGTGATGAATAGCATTAGAACCTTAATCAGTTGATGATTCCTTTCAAATGTCTAAAATCCTACAACGAACCTAACAGCCTCTAGGGTGGACCAAGAATCCCAAAACTTCCCATCACTGGAAAGGGCCGGGCTTTCCTCATTTCTAAGTCAGTTGTGGACTATTTGATATTTGGTATGATCGGTCAACAACTCCATGATCATGTGACCACCAGAGTGCTGGAAGGCAAACAAGATGGTCGCTGGTTTTCATTATTTAGCAATTGTTCTGTTCCTAAGTGGAAATATCTTCGGAAATGATAACATATTACTAATGCAGTTTTCtaattaacaaaaacaaaagacagaTTTAGTGATTCTCGGCCTGAAAAGATACTCACATTATCTACGCATTTTAAATTAAAGCATATCAACCCTTTGCAATAAAACAAGTGCACACCAAGATAAGGAAACAGTGTTGGCCATGTTGTGAAATATTGCGCTGCAAATTTTCCAGGATTCCTGTTTTGTCAGGGCAGTCGAGACACAGCTTTTCTCCACTTTTGGAGGTAATTGAGCCGAGACCCTTCCCCACAGCAGGGGGTAATTGTGGTGAGATCCCTTCCCACAGGAGGGGATAATCGAGACGAGGGTCTTCCCCACAGGAGGGGGTAATCTAGAGTGAAATGGTTAAGTCCCCCTCAAGTCTCAGTGAAAGCGAGACAATCGGTGACTGTTGTGTCTAGGAGAAAGCGTCAAGCATTATGactagccaagcattcataattctTAATGGCGCCATATTGCTTCTGCTGTTCCTCTGGAGGGTGAAGCCTCCATATGCCCTGATTGTGTGAAAAATGAGGTATACTACTTCTGTCTGCTGGTGCAGGTATGTGGGTAAAGTGGATGGCATGGAGGATCCTTCATGCAGCTTAAATTGCCTGGCATCTCTGCATACCTCCTCCAAGCATGTCAGCCAGGAAGCCCAATGCTGTCTGTCATAGTACTATCGCTCGGAATGAGGAGGAAGtacatttaaataaaattaacACAACGCATCATAAAAAAAACTCAGTATCAGCTGAAAAAAAGTGAAACATTGACAAAAAAATTGCTGAACCATGAAATACTGAAGTTATTAGCCAAAGTTCAGCAATTGCCACACAGCTGGGAAAGTGACAGGAGCGGAGTTCACTGATTGTCTCATTATTCACTCACTAATAAGGAATGTGAGCTGGGCTTGAATTGTCCTGAGGCAGATTGCCTTTACCCTACTAAAGATTTGATGTTGCAAAAGTAAGTTCGGCATTGGTAATTCTAAGTAGGAATGGTGTTTTGGATCCGATGCAGTTTGGCAGCGCTGGCTCAGTACTTGGAGCAGCATGCCAGAGTGACATTGTCCCAGTGATATCATATCAAATATGTGTCTCTAAATATAACTTTACCAACACATCTCTTGCTCTTTGATTTCCAAACTGACTCAAGCCCTCAACAAGGCTCCCACAGCAGCTTTATTGGATGGGGATATGTTGGATAAGTATTGCCAGAGAAGTGCAGAGGGATTGGGAATCTTGGTGCATATGTTGTAGAAATTCCCAAGTCATTAGCTATGTACTAGGATTGTAAATTCTTGGAGGAGTTGATATGAATTCATGTTCTATATAATCTTGGCCTGATGATTTTGGGAGACTTGCCACTTCTAATCAGGCTTCAACACAAGAACACTTTGACTTTGGCTGCATCGATATATAGCACACTACAGGCTGACTTTACCATCCCAGAAAAAGACAAGTGTAATTGGACAGTCAGTGGTCTTTGCTTTCTGATACAAGCATTTCCCTCTTGTCGCTTAAAACAAGTATTGCTGGAGGAATTTGGAGGCCATTGTGACTCCTCTACAGGCTCacctttaattcccttgcctCATCTCAGCAATTTCCATCTTTATAGCACATCATTTGAACTTAAGTCTTAAGACCTCTTCCCATGTGACCTGTCAGCTGAAACCATTTCAATCCTTTTTTGAGGATTTTCCTCTTGCTCTACCCTCTCCATCTGTGATTtgtagctttttttttattctgtggACTGGTAGCAGCTTTGTACCGTTTATTTATTTCTTTTCTGGGGAGATAGAATTAtacttttttttttccattttctatTTTATGGGCAATGATTATGTTGCCAAACATGCCTGTtataaaaatgtcaaatttcagtgACAGCTTTAAATAAAACAAACAAATTGCGGATCCAAACCCTGCAGGCAACCATCTCACATATTTCTGGTAGGTCTGATTCGGTCTGGATGAAGGCTCACTCCTTCCTGTGATCAATAAATCATTTAATCATGCattccattttgttttaaaaacaaatGTATGCAGATTTACACAACGTGGACCAAGCTGGAAAACATTCTGATTAACTCTGTCAGACTAGTTCTGGATCAAACCTGGAACCAGAGCC
Proteins encoded:
- the LOC121292753 gene encoding histone H2A, sperm-like — protein: MSGRRKASGKAWVKAKSRSSRVGLQFPVGRFHRLLRKGNYAERVGAGAPVYLAAVLEYLMAEILELAGNAARDNKKTRNTPRHLQLAVRNDEELNKLLGGVTIAQGRVLPNIQAVLLPKKTSAAGSSTK